The DNA region GCGTGATGCATACTCTTCTCGTGTATATGAGCTGGTCTGTAGTGACGGCTCTAAACTGGGCGACGTTACTTCGAGTAGTAGGTagccaccgccaacaacgTTAGCAGCGGGCTCGGAAGGGCAAGGACGAACTGAAGAGACAAGTccggggtggttggttcACTGTGCATAGAGAATCGTTTGGCCTTTCTTATATCCTtacgacaacaacaccccctttccatGGATCGCCAAACACAAGGCGGATCAACTTCCAGGCACGTCTTCTGACTCGATGGCCGTTCAAGTTGGTGTGCTGGAAATGGAGAGAAACAAGATCAGGGCGGACACAACAGGGCACACTTTCGAGTCCAAGCTGTATGGGAGGTCTGCTTTTCCAGGACACCTTGCTTCGGCCTACTTCACCGAGCTTGTCCGAATATGACCGGAGCATAGCTAGCTATCAGTGTGACTCCCCCAAGTGAGACATCGGGCCCACACCAGAGAGCTGGATGCGTAGGGTGTGTCTATGCCGCAATTCCAAACCATGGTGGCTGCTGCACGAAGCACGCAAGTACCGGCGCCGAGATCAACGACACGAAGTAGCATCTGCCGCGCACCCATAAAAAGCACccatgagagagagaggatcGGCCCGTGTGGTACAAGGGTACTTTCAAGTAACTCGACAGAGTAATGGGGACATGGAAGATTCTCACATTTCATAATATACACTGTCGGCGTGTTAAAAGGCTGGCCGGTACTCTGAAGCATGTGACAGGCCAAGCAAAAAGGATCGATTTTTCTACCAAGCAAAACGTCTGCTCGTTGAGAGGAAAAACACCTTGTTCCGCTGCCTACCTTACCTGCCACCCCAGAAACGAAAACCAAGCTTGATGCATTCAGTAGCGATGTTGGCCAAATAGATAGGTAGGATTTATCATGTTTCTGCAAACAAGGCTACCTGTAGACGAGCTCATGCCTATGCTGCGCCTCCCCATGCAGCGTCATGCTGATGCGATCCGACATGTCACGACGGATGATGGCGggtgggtggaggttggtgggatgGAGCTCTTAGGTTGGGCTGGTGACGgaataaaaaaagaatgCAGCCTTTTTGacccccccatctctccTCCCTGCAAGCCTTTGCATGCAACCTCTGAAGTGGTCACGGACCACTTTCAATGTCCAGATCGGCCAACCAGAGACTAAAAAATAGTGGACCCACCTTGGCATCAACGACTTCCCATGAACGCTTCACTCCATCTGGGAACCAGACCAAACCCTACCTATGTCTACCTAATCCCGTACCCACGCGCAACGCCCACGTACACCCCAGACGATTTGAGAATCAGATGCTTCACGGCCAGAGGTTTAATATTTGATATTTTTGTGGCGCATAACTCACGAACGAGGCGCCCAGTTCGATAACCGGCGACGACGGGCGCAACTCCAGCTTGTCCAACATCCAGATTCCAGaatcccaacccatcccacccacacccacttGGGCGAGCGGTCCATTATCACGAATCATCTGAGCATCGCTTCAGATCATCGGTTACAACCCGTATGCACGCCGCATGACTGTCAAATCAAGTCTCGAGACAACCTTGAATTAATCATGCGGCTTCATAGGAACATTATCTCCGTCAGATTGTCCACAGTCCTGCTTCCATCTGCCGCGCGCCGCGGCTACCACTTGTCGCCCTAGAGAAGGACCTTGACAAATCTTGGAAAGCGGGATCCGATAACGGCTACGAAACATGGCTTCGTCCTCGTTCCGCGATTCTATCAACTCACTTGGATGGGCGCGTCGCGACACCGACCTCCCAGTTCACACTTCTCGACAAACCGGTCTCTTCTCGTCGCTTCAGTCGTTAAATCCGTTTGGTGACCGGGGTTATGTTCAACTTCCAACAACCCAGGGCCCCGGGGCTCCCTTACCAGCACCCAGTCGtcgcgaggaggaggaggggtggtttgcATGTAGGTCGACTCAGGTCTTTCTTTTCCGTATTGGCGGACAACAAATTGGGGCAACCCGTTAGCTGTGTAtttccaacaccctccatAACCCCCGTTACCCCTGCGTCGAGGCATACGTGCACTCCCCTTTGTGTGCGCATGTCTTGGCCAGAGGCGCTCAGCGCATGTTTGTGAGCTCGTATTTTTTCTGTTCTGTTATCACTTCGCGTGCTGAATAATGTGTGCTGACCTGGAATGGCATAGTGAGCCGATGGGACCGACTCTTGATATTTGCTGCTTGCAATATTGCCGCGCTAGTCTGCTTCGTCCTTGTTATTGCTCTCTTTCCGGCCCTGAGTCTTGCAAGACCACGTAAACTCATGATCTTGTAAGTGGGCCTTTTCGGATATGTCGGGTTGGTATGCATAGTGGTCATCTTGCTTACAATAATAACAGATGGACACTGGGCTCTATTCTCTTCCTTTCCTCCTTCGCCGCTGTTATGGGTCCATGGGAATACGTGCAGCACTTAActtcgaggccgaggctgcccTTCACTGCTGCCTACTTTGGCTCCTTGGGGTTGACCATTTACTTTTCGATCGGTGTAAGTCGCCTATTGAGACGCCTGCACAGCCCACCATTACTGACTTGTACATCGGCTGCAGCTCCAAAGTACAATCCTCACGATATTCTCAGGCCTTATTCAACTTGGTTGCCTAATCTGGTATCTGGTCAGCTACTTTCCCATGGGATCGAGCGGCCTTCGCCTTGTGAGCAGTTTTGGTGCGCGCAGAGCCGCGACTTGGATGACCGGGTAGAAAAAAGCGTTAGCCATGTAATGTATCAGACACCCTTTGTTGTTGGATTTTTTTAATTGCTGCTGAGGTTCTCATCCTCGGGTTGTATAAATAATAGACGTATGGTATTATTGGATTATTGTTGACGTTATCGGTTACGCATGAGGCGACGTCCTGCTTAATCTTGACCAAACGCTTTCCTGATGCTCACACAGTTCCCATGCCTACCTTGTGAGGACGATGACGGATAATAAAGGGCGGCCTCGGTAATCAGGATATGTGGATAAGCGGGAGCTGCCCGGTGTTTGCGGGGAGGTGACAGAGAGTACCCGTAATTATCACCACGTTTAGCCGATAGAACATGACGCTTGGCTGGTTCTTGGTGTTCCATTTCTTACCGACCTTGAACCTGGACTCTTTTGGGATCTCTCGCTTTCTGTAAGATCGAAGGCATCACCGCAGCAGTCAGAAGCCAAGGACCAGCACTGAATCCTTGGAGACTACAACCGTGGCGCAAGGCTTCCACCGTCGCCATCAAAAGAGGAAAGCTTCCCTCAGAACCAACCGGGTGTGTTTGAGTTGTCAACGTATTCGTGGCTTTTCCAGGAGGCGGCGAATCCTCCCCACCAATATGAAGATGGCCTTTCACATGCGAAGAAAGCCATGCCATCACGGAGATAAGGCAATTTTGCTCCCAGCCTGCTTTTTCATCTCTGCCTTTGTCGTTCAAAGAGGCCGAATGGGAACGCCATACAATATTATACTATCAAACGTGTTAGATACCAGGTTGCCTGTCCTTCCGCTGTAAGTGGACTGGGCCTGGCTTCTCGCTTCGGCCCACCTCCGCAGCTCCACGGCACCGGCCAGTAATGGCTTTGCCCGCTCGGGAGCCTGTACGCAACGAATGCGATGAAACCTTCCAAACTTGTGTTCGCTCTGCCGCACCGGGACTTATCAAGATAGCGGTAGCAGTGGAGATTACAAAGCGACCACCTCTAGATTGTCCAATGTGAAGTGATAGGCAATAGCATACAATTCAGACACAGAAGGACGTTCGTCGTGAGAGGGTCTAGCGTAGGTCTTGGCCGTTTAACCCCGCCTTCCTAATCAGGTTGGTGAGTGCAGTAGCGCGGCTTGTCTCTGTAAGCCGTTGTGACTCTTATTTTCCTGGCCATCATGATTTGATCAACAAGAACCGGCCAGCTGCAATCAAAAGCTGGTACTGAGGGAACAGACACCTGCCCCTCCGTTGTGTCACTTGCTCAGTTTCCCCTGAGCCTGGTTTGCGGGATCAAAACAAACCCCTTGGTCATTTTGAGCACAGCTTGCTCAGAACGACGTCTCATTGCAACATTGCTATATACCGCCACGCTGTGGGTAAACTACCACCTAAAACAGAGCGGAAGGAGAGATGCCACCGCAAAGTGACTTTTATATACCATTAGCAATTGAAACCCTCGGCATAGAACGAGATGGTGCTGCCTGATAAAAGtgcaaaaaagaaacaagtTGGGCCATGCCAGCAGCTCGCATGTGTATTGGATCATAATGAGCTGCTGGAAGACACCAAGACTTTGGTACAATGCAGACGGCCCTGTATGAATGTACTGACATTTACCCAAGCGCTGCTCAAAGGACAAGAGTCAGAGCATTCACTCAGGACTGGGGCATACCCAGAGTCGGCCAGGTTCCCCTCATTCGCAAGagccagcatcatcaaatTTTACCGCTTCCCCAGATCGGACGGATCGGTGGGATGCCTGTTTTTGACAAAATGGAGGTTTGATTGAAAAGATGAATAGATAGATTGCCAGAGACCGCCAATTATACTGATATAAAGAACGAGACACCCGGGGCACAGAGACAAGAGAACAATTCCTAAAAGACGGAAATCTTTAAGCAAACAagccaagaaaaagaaaaaagacaggGTCCCACTCAAAAGGCAGAGCGACGATGCAGACTGTCAGTGACTGCTCATGACTGACATGAAACTAAGCAACAATGATAAAAGTGGGACGATGAGCAACTAGCAGGTGTCCCGTCTGTCATTCCATCCACAGGTGTATAAGCCGGAGCTGGAGCAATGAAAAGTAGTCAAGAGAGTGCTGGAAACCGCTATTCACTCACTGGGCTTATCGCAGTTCGGATGGGAGCAAGCTTCAGCGATAGGGGGAGCATCTGGAGCAGGCGTAATTCTAATAATACTGCTGATTTTTGCTGTGAACCTATTTCAACAGAGTTTTTCTTCACCTTTCCCACCCGACTCACTGTTGTAGTCGCCGACTTATATTCGCGCAACCCCGCTGCTCCCAGGGCCTACCTGTAGCCCACTCAAAACAACCTTGAGGTAAGTACCTGCTCTAAGCTcagccatctccaccactttttttttttgcggcAGTCTGGGACCCGAAAAAATTTATTCCCACACAAATCTTCTCTAACCTTTTACCAGGCGAAGCACGACTCTCTTGTTTCCCCTTGGcaccttttttctttttttccctcccccctacGACCCGTACTTTATTCCggacaccctcctcaagccCTGGTGCACGTAACCTAACCCCAATCCCAGAGTCGAGTTGGTTATTAGGGCTTTTGTCTTCGATCCTCCGCGGATCCAAAAGTTTGTTCGGCAttttcaccaacaacaaccacctgcGAAAAGCACCTCACCCGGCCCTGATTGCACACCAAGCACAACATCGTCAAATCCAGCACATTGTCGGTGGCATAtacccccacctccttcccatccGGCACTCGATCTCCGGCGTCTGCTTCGTTAACCGTCTCCCTTCCCTCAAGAGACACATCGCTGCATACCCCGCCGTCCGATTTTCTCGACGCCGCTAGCGTTGCTTCGACCGAGCcaggtaaaaaaaaaaaaaaaaaaaaaaaaatataaaaaaaaattctgTACTCGCAAACTTTATTCACTTGACAAGCCGACCGGCCTGTTCATTTGTGACCTATCTCCTTGGGAACCTTGGAGTAGCTGTCACCGTTAGAGCACCCGGACTGGTCCATATTTGACCTCCGTCAagagcttgagcttgcctctctccctttccctcatcaccgtcaccgcAAGTCGACAGAAAGAAGGGTCATTTTACTGGATAACCGCACATATTGTCGGTTGGCCAGTCTTAATTGACCAAAGTACGGCAGGAGAACAGCTTGCTGTCGCTGCTGTTGCGCAGTCGGGATCATTCCGACATCTCACTTGATTGAGACAGGCCCACCCCGATCATCACCAATCAACATGTCTTCAGCGGCCTTTTCCTATGCCCAGGCCGCTCGGGGCCAAGCTCCTACACAACTTAACACACAGGTGGCGTCGAGCCCCGCGCCA from Podospora pseudoanserina strain CBS 124.78 chromosome 1, whole genome shotgun sequence includes:
- the SFT2 gene encoding Protein transport protein sft2 (COG:U; EggNog:ENOG503NXSF) yields the protein MASSSFRDSINSLGWARRDTDLPVHTSRQTGLFSSLQSLNPFGDRGYVQLPTTQGPGAPLPAPSRREEEEGWFALSRWDRLLIFAACNIAALVCFVLVIALFPALSLARPRKLMILWTLGSILFLSSFAAVMGPWEYVQHLTSRPRLPFTAAYFGSLGLTIYFSIGLQSTILTIFSGLIQLGCLIWYLVSYFPMGSSGLRLVSSFGARRAATWMTG